The Megalobrama amblycephala isolate DHTTF-2021 linkage group LG20, ASM1881202v1, whole genome shotgun sequence genome includes a window with the following:
- the ndr2 gene encoding LOW QUALITY PROTEIN: nodal-related 2 (The sequence of the model RefSeq protein was modified relative to this genomic sequence to represent the inferred CDS: inserted 1 base in 1 codon), producing MHVRGALRVACYHLLLLGVFGKHNNHHGTRIMSPHPSRLDRSHRHHLPTYMMHLYRHFKLNQTRPVENMEHEQADTIKSILSKSLINQDGHYVTHFDLSSVLXERQIQAAELRIRIPKETHQMNVTVEIKHQQDVPCNQRDVCMENQSLGRLSGSSLMSVSHHWRVYNVTDLLLNWIGPKLSERRHVKTKRAARSLQNGPKHTDGIRHRAMLLIFSHTTSEQGEQDKASLLQTAEKSKFLFNTEGKEVRREKPNKSKRGRRGQPMRNPELVRSPAERSSMCRRVDMHVDFNQIGWGSWIVFPKKYNAYRCEGSCPNPLGEELHPTNHAYMQSLLKYYHPSRAPAACCAPTKMSPLSMLYYENGELILRHHEDMVVEECGCL from the exons ATGCATGTGCGCGGAGCTTTGCGCGTGGCCTGCTACCATCTTCTGCTTCTTGGAGTATTCGGAAAGCACAATAATCATCATGGCACACGGATTATGTCACCTCACCCATCCAGATTGGACCGGAGCCACCGGCATCACTTACCCACTTACATGATGCACCTCTACCGGCATTTCAAACTCAACCAGACGCGTCCTGTGGAGAACATGGAGCACGAGCAAGCGGACACCATCAAGAGCATCCTGTCAAAGA GTCTGATCAATCAAGACGGGCACTACGTCACACACTTCGACCTCTCCTCGGTGC TCGAACGTCAGATTCAGGCCGCGGAGCTGAGGATTCGTATTCCCAAAGAAACGCATCAGATGAACGTCACAGTGGAGATCAAACACCAGCAGGACGTCCCGTGCAACCAGCGTGACGTCTGTATGGAGAACCAGTCACTGGGCCGGCTGTCGGGATCATCTCTGATGAGCGTCTCCCATCACTGGAGGGTCTACAATGTCACAGACCTGCTCCTAAACTGGATCGGTCCGAAACTCTCCGAGAGGAGGCACGTGAAGACGAAGAGAGCCGCGAGATCTCTTCAGAACGGGCCCAAACATACGGACGGCATCCGTCACAGAGCCATGCTGCTGATATTCTCTCACACCACCTCCGAACAGGGAGAACAGGACAAGGCCAGTCTCCTCCAAACGGCGGAGAAGTCCAAGTTCTTATTCAACACCGAAGGAAAGGAGGTGCGGAGAGAGAAGCCGAACAAGAGCAAGAGGGGTCGCAGAGGTCAACCCATGAGGAACCCGGAGCTGGTCAGGAGTCCGGCGGAGAGGAGCTCCATGTGCAGGAGAGTGGACATGCACGTGGACTTCAATCAGATCGGATGGGGATCGTGGATCGTGTTCCCCAAGAAGTACAACGCGTACCGCTGCGAGGGGAGCTGCCCGAACCCTCTGGGGGAAGAGCTTCATCCCACCAACCATGCGTACATGCAG AGTTTGCTGAAGTACTACCATCCCAGCAGAGCTCCGGCCGCCTGCTGCGCGCCCACAAAGATGAGTCCTCTGAGCATGCTGTACTACGAGAACGGAGAGCTGATCCTGAGACATCATGAAGACATGGTGGTGGAAGAGTGTGGCTGTCTCTGA
- the lrrc20 gene encoding leucine-rich repeat-containing protein 20 isoform X3, with the protein METITPAPNRMAEAVANVARRINATMEEGRDSLDLSDCGLVSFPDGVFKMIRSCTDNIHKISLANNQIKALSNKFFLTFTQLREVDLQGNVLSTLPEAVGNMEHLVSINLSKNKLMVFPERLTDVSSLQHISVEGNQITELPMEKLSLMPSLRSLDVRCNPLTADAASFSHHFTLLT; encoded by the exons ATGGAGACG ATCACACCTGCACCCAACAGGATGGCGGAGGCCGTGGCGAACGTTGCCCGGAGAATAAACGCCACCATGGAAGAGGGGAGAGACTCGCTGG ATCTGTCCGACTGCGGCCTCGTGAGTTTCCCTGACGGCGTCTTCAAAATGATCCGCAGCTGCACTGACAACATCCACAAGATCTCTCTGGCCAACAACCAGATCAAGGCCTTGAGCAACAAGTTCTTCCTCACGTTTACACAGTTGAGAG AGGTGGATCTGCAGGGAAACGTCCTCTCGACGCTGCCGGAGGCGGTCGGCAACATGGAGCACTTGGTCAGCATCAACCTCTCCAAAAACAAGCTGATGGTTTTCCCCGAGCGCCTGACGGACGTGAGCAGCCTCCAGCACATCAGCGTGGAGGGGAACCAGATCACAG AATTACCAATGGAGAAGCTGTCGCTCATGCCGTCACTGAGGAGTCTGGATGTGAGATGTAACCCTCTGACAGCAGACGCCGCGTCTTTCTCGCATCATTTCACTCTCCTGACCTAA
- the lrrc20 gene encoding leucine-rich repeat-containing protein 20 isoform X1, producing the protein METVRLHRMSEYHTCTQQDGGGRGERCPENKRHHGRGERLAGQGPSTTRNCYRDLSDCGLVSFPDGVFKMIRSCTDNIHKISLANNQIKALSNKFFLTFTQLREVDLQGNVLSTLPEAVGNMEHLVSINLSKNKLMVFPERLTDVSSLQHISVEGNQITELPMEKLSLMPSLRSLDVRCNPLTADAASFSHHFTLLT; encoded by the exons ATGGAGACGGTGAGACTGCATCGCATGTCTGAAT ATCACACCTGCACCCAACAGGATGGCGGAGGCCGTGGCGAACGTTGCCCGGAGAATAAACGCCACCATGGAAGAGGGGAGAGACTCGCTGG TCAGGGTCCGTCGACAACAAGGAACTGCTATAGGG ATCTGTCCGACTGCGGCCTCGTGAGTTTCCCTGACGGCGTCTTCAAAATGATCCGCAGCTGCACTGACAACATCCACAAGATCTCTCTGGCCAACAACCAGATCAAGGCCTTGAGCAACAAGTTCTTCCTCACGTTTACACAGTTGAGAG AGGTGGATCTGCAGGGAAACGTCCTCTCGACGCTGCCGGAGGCGGTCGGCAACATGGAGCACTTGGTCAGCATCAACCTCTCCAAAAACAAGCTGATGGTTTTCCCCGAGCGCCTGACGGACGTGAGCAGCCTCCAGCACATCAGCGTGGAGGGGAACCAGATCACAG AATTACCAATGGAGAAGCTGTCGCTCATGCCGTCACTGAGGAGTCTGGATGTGAGATGTAACCCTCTGACAGCAGACGCCGCGTCTTTCTCGCATCATTTCACTCTCCTGACCTAA
- the lrrc20 gene encoding leucine-rich repeat-containing protein 20 isoform X2 has product METDGGGRGERCPENKRHHGRGERLAGQGPSTTRNCYRDLSDCGLVSFPDGVFKMIRSCTDNIHKISLANNQIKALSNKFFLTFTQLREVDLQGNVLSTLPEAVGNMEHLVSINLSKNKLMVFPERLTDVSSLQHISVEGNQITELPMEKLSLMPSLRSLDVRCNPLTADAASFSHHFTLLT; this is encoded by the exons ATGGAGACG GATGGCGGAGGCCGTGGCGAACGTTGCCCGGAGAATAAACGCCACCATGGAAGAGGGGAGAGACTCGCTGG TCAGGGTCCGTCGACAACAAGGAACTGCTATAGGG ATCTGTCCGACTGCGGCCTCGTGAGTTTCCCTGACGGCGTCTTCAAAATGATCCGCAGCTGCACTGACAACATCCACAAGATCTCTCTGGCCAACAACCAGATCAAGGCCTTGAGCAACAAGTTCTTCCTCACGTTTACACAGTTGAGAG AGGTGGATCTGCAGGGAAACGTCCTCTCGACGCTGCCGGAGGCGGTCGGCAACATGGAGCACTTGGTCAGCATCAACCTCTCCAAAAACAAGCTGATGGTTTTCCCCGAGCGCCTGACGGACGTGAGCAGCCTCCAGCACATCAGCGTGGAGGGGAACCAGATCACAG AATTACCAATGGAGAAGCTGTCGCTCATGCCGTCACTGAGGAGTCTGGATGTGAGATGTAACCCTCTGACAGCAGACGCCGCGTCTTTCTCGCATCATTTCACTCTCCTGACCTAA
- the lrrc20 gene encoding leucine-rich repeat-containing protein 20 isoform X4 — MAEAVANVARRINATMEEGRDSLDLSDCGLVSFPDGVFKMIRSCTDNIHKISLANNQIKALSNKFFLTFTQLREVDLQGNVLSTLPEAVGNMEHLVSINLSKNKLMVFPERLTDVSSLQHISVEGNQITELPMEKLSLMPSLRSLDVRCNPLTADAASFSHHFTLLT, encoded by the exons ATGGCGGAGGCCGTGGCGAACGTTGCCCGGAGAATAAACGCCACCATGGAAGAGGGGAGAGACTCGCTGG ATCTGTCCGACTGCGGCCTCGTGAGTTTCCCTGACGGCGTCTTCAAAATGATCCGCAGCTGCACTGACAACATCCACAAGATCTCTCTGGCCAACAACCAGATCAAGGCCTTGAGCAACAAGTTCTTCCTCACGTTTACACAGTTGAGAG AGGTGGATCTGCAGGGAAACGTCCTCTCGACGCTGCCGGAGGCGGTCGGCAACATGGAGCACTTGGTCAGCATCAACCTCTCCAAAAACAAGCTGATGGTTTTCCCCGAGCGCCTGACGGACGTGAGCAGCCTCCAGCACATCAGCGTGGAGGGGAACCAGATCACAG AATTACCAATGGAGAAGCTGTCGCTCATGCCGTCACTGAGGAGTCTGGATGTGAGATGTAACCCTCTGACAGCAGACGCCGCGTCTTTCTCGCATCATTTCACTCTCCTGACCTAA